CCCCTTCGTCACCCGACCCTCGCACAGGGGTACCTCCCCTTTACCGACGCGTTCAGGTACAGCCCGCGGGAGGGCGCGGCAAGCAGATCCTCCTGCGCAGGCCGACGTCTCCTCCGATCCCATGAGGGAGAGTGCGGACCCACCGGCCCCCGTACCAGAAATTCCCCAGAGCCGGAAAAAAGGGGGCCTGACCCACTCACGGCGCACGGGCGGCGACCGCCTGACTGTGGGCGAGCATCAGGTCTGTCCGCGTGATAAACCCGGCAAGACGCCCGGGGTCGCCGGCCGAGACCACAGGCAGGTGGTGGATGTCATGGTCGATCATCAGGCGCAGGGCCTCCTCCAGGGTCCGGTCCTCGCGTATCGAGACCAGGGACCTCGTCATCCTCTCCCCCACGGGGAGGGAGAGGTCGCCGCCCGCCAGGAGTTCGCGCACGTCCCTCGTCGTGATGATGCCGGCCAGGCGGTCGCCGTCGAGCACCGGATAGCCGGTGTGGTGCGTCGAAGTGATGAGGGAGAAGACCTGCGAACAGGCGTCGGCAGGGGAGAGGGAGATCACGCGGTCACGCGGGACCATCACCTCGGCCACCCGGATCTTCTCCAGGATATCGACCTCAAACTCGCCGCGGTGGGCATTGGAGAAGGACTTGTTCCGCACCTGCTCCACGAAGATCGTCTCCTCGCCGGTGAGCACATGGGCGACGGCCACCGCGCCCATCGCGGGCACGAAGAGGGAGAAGTTGCCGGTCATCTCCACGACCATGATCATCACCGCGATGGGCGCGTTCGAGATCGCCCCGAAGAGGGCGATCATGCCGACGACCACAAAGCCAGGCACCAGTTCAAGGGGCACCAGGCCGGGCAGGAAGGTGTGGAGGGCCATCCCGACAGCCCCTCCGGTCGCACCGCCGATGACCAGGCCGGGCGCGAAGACGCCGCCGCTCCCGCCCGACCCGATGGTCAGGGACGTCGTGAGGATCTTGACGAACGGGATGAAGAGGAGGACCGAGAGGGGGAGCATCGAGTACATTGCGAGCTGTATGAAGCCGTAACCGGTACCCAGGCCGGCAAGCCCGATGACCGCGGTCTCAGGCGAGAGGTAGACGAGGGCGACGACAAGGCTGCCGGTGATGAAGGCCCCGGCGAGGGGCTTGACATGCTTCGGGAGGTGGTACCTCTCGAAGATCCCGGCAAAGAGGCGTTTCGTCCCGTAGAACGTCCTGATATAGAGGACGCCGACCGCGGCGCAGACCACGCCGAGGAGGAGGAAGAACGGGATCTGGCCGGTCGTCCACTCGACCGCGACCGGCGAGAAGACCGGTTCGAAAC
This genomic window from Methanofollis sp. contains:
- a CDS encoding chloride channel protein; this encodes MSDGAAPVQRIFLISVIVGIISGIGALLFFEGLKIGTSFFMETIVGFNLPEEGQSIAEISQWAPPETPWLILPVICFGALLSGLLVYTYAPEAEGHGTDAAIRAFHGEGRIRRRIPVLKALTAIITISTGGSAGREGPTAQMSAGFGSLVADLLGLSERERRIALATGIGAGIGTIFKAPLGGAILAAEVLYSRDFESDAIIPGFLASVIGYAIFGAFEGFEPVFSPVAVEWTTGQIPFFLLLGVVCAAVGVLYIRTFYGTKRLFAGIFERYHLPKHVKPLAGAFITGSLVVALVYLSPETAVIGLAGLGTGYGFIQLAMYSMLPLSVLLFIPFVKILTTSLTIGSGGSGGVFAPGLVIGGATGGAVGMALHTFLPGLVPLELVPGFVVVGMIALFGAISNAPIAVMIMVVEMTGNFSLFVPAMGAVAVAHVLTGEETIFVEQVRNKSFSNAHRGEFEVDILEKIRVAEVMVPRDRVISLSPADACSQVFSLITSTHHTGYPVLDGDRLAGIITTRDVRELLAGGDLSLPVGERMTRSLVSIREDRTLEEALRLMIDHDIHHLPVVSAGDPGRLAGFITRTDLMLAHSQAVAARAP